From one Pseudoliparis swirei isolate HS2019 ecotype Mariana Trench chromosome 5, NWPU_hadal_v1, whole genome shotgun sequence genomic stretch:
- the LOC130194069 gene encoding elongation factor 2-like — MVNFTIGQIRSIMDKKANIRNMSVIAHVDHGKSTLTDSLVSKAGIIASARAGETRFTDTRKDEQERCITIKSTAISLFYELAESDLAFIKQGTDGAGFLINLIDSPGHVDFSSEVTAALRVTDGALVVVDCVSGVCVQTETVLRQAIAERIKPVLMMNKMDRALLELQLEPEDLYQTFQRIVESVNVIISTYGEDEHGPMGNIMIDPTAGTVGFGSGLHGWAFTLKQFAEMYAAKFAAKGNTQLSPDENCKKVEDMMKKLWGDRFFDASTGKFLKNSIGADGTRFPRTFVALILDPIFKVFNAIMNFNKEETAKLVLKLDIKLDAEDKEKEGKPLLKAVMRHWLPAGEALLQMITIHLPSPVTAQRYRCELLYEGPLDDEAAMGIKNCDPKAPLMVYISKMVPSNDKGRFYAFGRVFSGVVATGMKVRIMGPNFAPGKKDDLYLKPIQRTILMMGRYTEPIEDVPCGNIVGLVGVDQFLIKTGTITTYEQAHNMKVMKFSVSPVVRVAVEVRNPADLPKLVEGLKRLAKSDPMVQCIIEESGEHIVCGAGELHLEICLKDLEEDHACVPLKKSDPVVSYRETVSAESSVVCLSKSPNKHNRLFMKACPFADGLAEDIEKGEVTQRQDVKTRARYLAEKFEWDVGEARKIWCFGPDGTGPNLLVDVTKGVQYLNEIKDSVVAGFQWAVKEGVLCEENMRAIRFNVHDVTLHTDAIHRGGGQIIPTARRVLYACELTAEPRLMEPIYLVEIQCPEDAIGGIYGVLNRRRGHVFEGLTHSNTPMRITKAFLPVSESFGFTADLRSNTGGKAFPQCVFDHWQIFPGDPLDPTSKPGIVISEIRKRKGLKEGISSLDNYLDKM; from the exons ATG GTCAACTTTACCATCGGCCAGATCCGTTCCATCATGGACAAGAAGGCCAACATCCGGAACATGTCTGTGATCGCTCACGTCGACCACGGAAAGTCAACTCTCACAGACTCCCTGGTGTCGAAGGCTGGCATCATTGCCTCAGCTCGTGCCGGAGAGACCCGTTTCACCGACACCCGCAAGGATGAGCAGGAGCGTTGCATCACCATCAAGTCAAC CGCCATCTCACTGTTCTACGAGCTGGCTGAGAGCGACTTGGCCTTCATTAAGCAGGGCACGGATGGTGCTGGCTTCTTGATCAACCTGATTGACTCACCGGGACACGTTGACTTCTCTTCTGAAGTGACTGCTGCCCTCCGTGTCACTGACGGAGCCCTGGTTGTGGTGGACTGCGTGTCGG GTGTTTGTGTACAAACTGAGACCGTGCTCCGTCAAGCCATTGCTGAGCGCATCAAGCCAGTCCTGATGATGAACAAAATGGACCGTGCCTTGTTGGAGTTGCAGCTTGAGCCTGAAGACCTTTACCAGACTTTCCAGCGTATTGTAGAGTCCGTCAACGTCATCATCTCCACTTATGGAGAAGATGAGCATGGACCTATGGGCAACATCATG ATCGATCCAACCGCTGGAACAGTTGGCTTTGGCTCTGGACTCCATGGCTGGGCGTTCACCCTGAAGCAGTTTGCTGAGATGTACGCAGCCAAGTTTGCTGCCAAGGGCAACACTCAGCTGTCACCAGACGAGAACTGCAAGAAGGTGGAAGACATGATGAAGAAGCTGTGGGGTGACAG GTTCTTTGATGCTTCCACTGGAAAGTTCCTTAAAAATTCTATTGGAGCTGATGGCACCAGGTTCCCACGTACCTTTGTTGCTCTTATCCTGGATCCCATCTTCAAG GTCTTCAACGCCATCATGAACTTCAATAAGGAGGAAACTGCCAAACTGGTTCTGAAGCTGGACATCAAGTTGGATGCTGAAGACAAGGAAAAGGAGGGTAAGCCTCTCCTGAAGGCTGTGATGCGCCATTGGCTGCCAGCCGGAGAGGCCCTTCTGCAAATGATCACCATCCATCTGCCTTCCCCTGTCACTGCCCAGAGGTACCGTTGCGAACTGCTCTACGAAGGACCTTTAGATGATGAGGCTGCTATGG GTATCAAGAACTGTGACCCCAAGGCTCCATTGATGGTGTACATCTCAAAGATGGTGCCTTCCAATGACAAGGGTCGCTTCTATGCATTTGGTCGTGTGTTCTCTGGAGTTGTCGCCACTGGCATGAAAGTAAGAATTATGGGACCCAACTTTGCCCCTGGCAAGAAGGATGATCTCTACCTGAAGCCAATTCAGAG GACCATTCTGATGATGGGTCGTTACACCGAGCCCATTGAAGATGTGCCATGTGGCAACATCGTGGGTCTGGTTGGCGTGGACCAGTTCCTTATTAAGACTGGCACAATCACCACTTATGAGCAGGCACACAACATGAAGGTGATGAAGTTCAGTGTCAGCCCTGTGGTGAGAGTTGCTGTAGAGGTCAGAAACCCTGCTGACTTGCCCAAGCTGGTAGAGGGACTGAAGCGTCTGGCCAAGTCCGATCCTATGGTGCAATGCATCATTGAAGAGTCTGGAGAACATATCGTTTGTGGAGCCGGAGAGTTGCATCTTGAGATCTGCTTGAAGGATCTGGAGGAGGATCATGCTTGCGTTCCACTTAAG aaATCTGACCCAGTGGTGTCCTACAGGGAGACTGTCAGTGCCGAGTccagtgttgtgtgtctctcaaAGTCTCCCAACAAGCACAACCGTCTGTTCATGAAGGCGTGTCCCTTCGCCGACGGTCTGGCAGAAGACATTGAGAAGGGTGAAGTTACCCAACGTCAGGACGTCAAGACCCGTGCCCGTTACCTTGCTGAGAAGTTTGAGTGGGACGTCGGTGAGGCCAGAAAGATCTGGTGCTTCGGACCCGATGGAACTGGCCCCAACCTCCTGGTGGACGTTACCAAGGGAGTGCAGTACCTTAATGAGATCAAGGACAGCGTTGTGGCTGGCTTCCAGTGGGCAGTCAAGGAG GGTGTCCTCTGTGAAGAGAACATGCGCGCCATTCGCTTCAACGTCCATGATGTGACCCTGCATACAGATGCTATTCACCGTGGTGGTGGTCAAATTATTCCCACCGCTCGCAGAGTTCTATATGCATGCGAGCTCACCGCTGAGCCCAGACTCATGGAGCCAATCTACCTAGTGGAGATCCAG TGTCCTGAAGATGCCATCGGTGGAATCTACGGTGTGTTGAACAGGAGGCGTGGCCATGTGTTTGAAGGCCTCACTCACTCAAATACACCAATGCGTATTACCAAGGCCTTCTTGCCTGTCAGCGAGTCATTTg GTTTCACAGCTGACCTTCGTTCCAACACTGGTGGCAAGGCCTTCCCACAGTGCGTGTTCGACCATTGGCAGATCTTCCCCGGAGATCCATTAGACCCAACCAGCAAGCCCGGTATTGTCATCAGTGAAATCCGCAAACGTAAGGGTCTCAAGGAAGGTATCTCGTCCTTGGACAACTACCTGGACAAAATGTAA